One segment of Thermosynechococcus sp. HN-54 DNA contains the following:
- the tyrS gene encoding tyrosine--tRNA ligase, with protein MSSDLEATIARLQRGVVETFPHVPDSTKPEENLWVYLRQTERPLRIKFGIDPTGSEIHLGHSIVLRKLRQFQDAGHCAVLIIGDFTAQIGDPTGKSEVRKQLTPEEVAANVQTYLEQVKPILDFETPGRLEIRYNSEWLAKLDLRKILELLGTMTVGQMLAKEGFAERYAKETPIFLHEFLYPLMQGYDSVAVAADVELGGTDQKFNIAVGRDLQRHFRLPTVQFGLLMPILVGTDGVQKMSKSLGNYVALTESAASMYSKLEKIPDALVNQYIELLTDLPLDSLPTHPRDRQKALALEVVSQYHGRDLALQTQAELAAIVTQGQTAQAGSIPEYSLGEFQFPVKLTYVLSHTKLCPSSSEARRQIQGGGVRLNSEKITDVDFTLTAPEPYVNQVLQVGKKKFLRFVP; from the coding sequence ATGTCTTCAGACCTTGAAGCCACAATTGCACGGCTGCAGCGCGGCGTTGTCGAAACGTTTCCCCATGTCCCTGATTCCACCAAACCCGAAGAAAATCTCTGGGTCTATTTGCGGCAAACGGAGCGCCCGCTGCGAATTAAGTTTGGCATTGACCCTACGGGCAGTGAAATTCACCTCGGTCATAGCATTGTCCTGCGCAAACTGCGGCAGTTTCAGGATGCGGGGCACTGTGCCGTGCTGATTATTGGTGACTTTACGGCTCAAATTGGCGATCCCACAGGGAAGTCGGAAGTGCGCAAACAACTTACCCCTGAGGAGGTGGCAGCCAATGTGCAAACCTACCTTGAGCAGGTGAAGCCCATTTTGGATTTTGAGACCCCCGGCCGCTTAGAAATTCGCTACAACTCGGAGTGGCTCGCCAAACTGGACTTGCGGAAAATCCTTGAGCTACTCGGAACGATGACTGTCGGCCAAATGCTAGCCAAGGAGGGGTTTGCCGAACGCTACGCTAAGGAAACACCCATTTTTCTCCATGAGTTTCTCTATCCACTGATGCAGGGCTATGATTCAGTGGCGGTAGCGGCAGATGTCGAGTTGGGAGGGACGGATCAAAAGTTTAATATTGCTGTCGGTCGCGATTTACAGCGTCACTTTCGCTTGCCAACGGTGCAGTTTGGCCTGCTGATGCCGATTCTAGTGGGCACCGATGGAGTACAGAAAATGTCCAAGTCCCTTGGCAACTATGTGGCGCTTACGGAGTCGGCAGCCAGTATGTACTCCAAGCTCGAAAAAATTCCCGATGCCTTGGTGAACCAATACATTGAGTTGCTCACGGATTTGCCCCTCGATAGTTTGCCCACCCATCCCCGCGATCGCCAGAAGGCCTTGGCCCTAGAAGTCGTGAGTCAATACCATGGGCGCGATCTCGCCCTACAAACCCAAGCAGAACTAGCCGCGATCGTCACCCAAGGGCAAACAGCACAGGCGGGATCGATTCCAGAGTATTCTCTGGGGGAGTTTCAGTTTCCTGTGAAGCTGACCTATGTACTCAGTCACACCAAGCTCTGCCCTAGTAGCAGCGAAGCACGGCGGCAAATCCAAGGGGGTGGCGTTCGCCTCAACAGTGAAAAAATTACCGATGTGGACTTTACCCTCACCGCACCCGAACCCTATGTCAACCAAGTACTGCAAGTGGGCAAGAAAAAATTCCTGCGCTTTGTGCCCTAG
- a CDS encoding helix-turn-helix domain-containing protein yields MVLTYEYRIQPNNHQEALLLKWLEPRRRHWNSCWRQRLDWLHRTRCFIDRCSLVSQPIGEIPECPNYYSQLAQLKQTKELFPEYKEIYHEVQQQN; encoded by the coding sequence ATGGTTCTCACCTACGAGTACCGCATCCAACCGAACAACCACCAAGAAGCCCTACTCTTAAAGTGGCTAGAGCCGCGGCGGCGACACTGGAACTCCTGCTGGCGACAAAGACTCGATTGGTTACATCGCACTCGCTGCTTCATTGACCGATGCTCTTTGGTCTCTCAACCCATTGGTGAGATTCCTGAATGTCCAAACTACTATTCTCAATTGGCACAACTGAAACAGACGAAAGAATTATTTCCTGAATACAAGGAGATTTATCATGAGGTACAACAACAGAACTGA